Part of the Paenibacillus sp. JNUCC32 genome is shown below.
GTTATTGGAACGATAGCGGATTTTCGCCGCTTCGCTAATAATCTGGTTGGTTGCCGGGAACATGAAGTCCGAATATTGCATCTCGGCAATCGGCTTCATGCCGTACATGGCTGCACCAATAGCCACGCCGGCAATCGCGGATTCCGCGAGCGGGGTATCGAGCACCCTCATTTCGCCGAATTGATCCATCAAGCCCTTGGTGGTAGTAAACACGCCGCCTTTGACGCCGACGTCCTCGCCTAACACGAATACGGACTCGTCACGCTCCATCTCTTCCTTCATGGCCAGGCGTATTGCATCGATATATTCCATTACCGCCATCTCTTACGCTCCTCCTTCAGCATCGGCATATACGTGAAGAAGCGTATCTTCAGGCTTCGGAAACGGAGCCAAGTCTGCAGATTCCGTCGCTTCTTTGATCTCCAGGTTTAACTGCGCGATCAGATCCTGATCGCGTGCTTCGTCCCAGAGCCCGCAGTCGATCAAATAGTTCTTGAAACGGGCGACGCCGTCCTTCTTCCAGTTCTCTTCAACCTCTTCTTTGGTCCGGTATGCCAAATCATTATCCGATGTGGAATGCGGAGACAAACGGTACATCATGGATTCGATTAACGTTGGTCCTTCCCCTCGGATCGCGCGTTCCCGCGCTTCCTTCACGGCAGCGTAAACTTCCAGAGCGTCGTTGCCGTCCACTCGAACACCCGGAAAACCGTACCCGAGCGCGCGGTCGCTGACCTTTCCGCTAATCTGTTTATGAAGCGGAACCGAAATGGCGTATTGGTTATTCTCGCACATTATAATGACGGGGAGCTTGTGAACGCCGGCAAAGTTGCAGCCTTCATGGAAATCGCCCTGATTGCTCGAGCCTTCGCCAAACGTAACAAACGATACAAAATCCTTCTTCTGCATCTTCGCGGCAAGCGCGATGCCCACGGCATGCGGAACCTGGGTCGTTACAGGGCTGGAGCCGGTCACGATCCGCAGGCGTTTACTGCCGAAGTGGCCCGGCATCTGCCGTCCGCCGCTGTTCGGATCCTCGGCCTTGGCAAAAGCCGACAGCATTAATTCCCGAGGCGTCATGCCAACCGCCAATACGAATCCGTAGTCGCGGTAGTAAGGTAGAAAATAATCCTTCTCCCTGTCGAGGGCAAAGGCAGCAGCAACCTGACATGCCTCCTGCCCGATTCCGGAAACGTGAAAATTAATTTTGCCCGCACGCTGCAGCAGCAGATTGCGCTCATCGAATTTTCGCGCCAGCACCATATATTTGTACATGTCCAGCACTTGTCCGTCGGTCAGTCCAAGTTGCTCATGCCTATTGTTGTTTGCCGTAACCGTTTCATGTTCTTTCATGGAGATCCCTCCTTTATGTGAGCCATGACTTCAGGCTTGATCCGCCTCGCAACCTGAGTTTGAGGCATATTAGATCAAGTATTAAAACCTGGTACTAAGACTTGGCTTAATGATATTATAATCCCTTTCTCGGCAAAAAGAAATGAGGGATTCCACAAAAGAATATCCTCATTCCTACAAACCGATCGCTCGTCCATCCACGGCAAGCATCGCTTCGCCGATGATTTCGGATAATGACGGATGGGCGTGGACCGCCGTGCCTACTTCCCATGGGGTCGCATCCAGCACTTGTGCAAGAGCCGCTTCGCCAATGAGCTCGGTTACATGCGGACCCATCATATGCACGCCCAGAATATCCTGCGTCTTCTGATCGGCAATGACTTTTACGAACCCTTCCTTTGTTCCGTGGATCAAAGATTTGCCGATCGCCGAAAACGGGAATCTGCCGATCTTGATCTCATGTCCGCGTTCTTTCGCCTGCTTCTCCGTCAGCCCGACGCTGGCTACCTCATGACGGGTGTAAATACAGCGCGGGATCCATTCGCTGCGGTAGGCCTCCGTCTTCTCGCCTGCCAGATGGTTAACGGCAGCAATCCCTTCATGGCTGGCCGCATGCGCAAGCTGAAGACCCCCGATGCAATCGCCGATCGCGTAAATATGGGGCTCCGTTGTCTGCATATTCCCGTTCACGGCAATGATGCCGTTCTCCACGCGAACATCGGTATTCTCAAGTCCGATATTCTCGGTATTGCCCACTCTTCCGACAGAGAGCAGCAGCTTGTCCGCTGACAACGTTCTTGTGTCATCCTTATGCTCGATCGCGATGGACACGCTTTGATTCCGGATCTCACAGCTGTCGGTTAATAGCTTTATGTTCGTGATAACCTCTACGCCCCTGGCGCTGAGCATCTTCGACAGCTCGCGTCCGATCTCCTCATCCTCCGTAGGCAGCAAATGGGATGAAGCTTCCACAATCGTGACCTGAACTCCGAAATCATTCAGCATCGAGGCCCATTCCACGCCGATTACGCCGCCCCCCACGATAATCATGGATGAGGGAAGCTCATCCAGCTGAAGCGCATGGTCGCTAGTCAATATATGTATGCCGTCAGGCTCTAATCCCGGTAAGTGACGCGGACGCGATCCGGTCGCAATGATCAGGTGGGTGGGAACCACGGTTTCCATCTCGCCATCCGGAA
Proteins encoded:
- the lpdA gene encoding dihydrolipoyl dehydrogenase is translated as MAITCDVAILGGGTGGYVAAIRAAQLGKNVVIIEQDKLGGTCLHRGCIPSKALLRSAELYAEMKDSERYGIETDGVRLSFNKVQKRKDGIVEKLHQGVQYLMRKNKITVVQGKGRVIGPSIFSPRSGAVAVELPDGEMETVVPTHLIIATGSRPRHLPGLEPDGIHILTSDHALQLDELPSSMIIVGGGVIGVEWASMLNDFGVQVTIVEASSHLLPTEDEEIGRELSKMLSARGVEVITNIKLLTDSCEIRNQSVSIAIEHKDDTRTLSADKLLLSVGRVGNTENIGLENTDVRVENGIIAVNGNMQTTEPHIYAIGDCIGGLQLAHAASHEGIAAVNHLAGEKTEAYRSEWIPRCIYTRHEVASVGLTEKQAKERGHEIKIGRFPFSAIGKSLIHGTKEGFVKVIADQKTQDILGVHMMGPHVTELIGEAALAQVLDATPWEVGTAVHAHPSLSEIIGEAMLAVDGRAIGL
- a CDS encoding thiamine pyrophosphate-dependent dehydrogenase E1 component subunit alpha, with protein sequence MKEHETVTANNNRHEQLGLTDGQVLDMYKYMVLARKFDERNLLLQRAGKINFHVSGIGQEACQVAAAFALDREKDYFLPYYRDYGFVLAVGMTPRELMLSAFAKAEDPNSGGRQMPGHFGSKRLRIVTGSSPVTTQVPHAVGIALAAKMQKKDFVSFVTFGEGSSNQGDFHEGCNFAGVHKLPVIIMCENNQYAISVPLHKQISGKVSDRALGYGFPGVRVDGNDALEVYAAVKEARERAIRGEGPTLIESMMYRLSPHSTSDNDLAYRTKEEVEENWKKDGVARFKNYLIDCGLWDEARDQDLIAQLNLEIKEATESADLAPFPKPEDTLLHVYADAEGGA